One stretch of Streptomyces zhihengii DNA includes these proteins:
- a CDS encoding MarR family winged helix-turn-helix transcriptional regulator encodes MTKTEGPMSGAGDHEDEEELRWLDEQEKAAWTGLISLVLLLPGKLESPLRQDHGLTLFEYLVLSHLSEAPGRRLRMGELAFLASGSLSRLSNVVKRCEQRGWIVRTPDPADGRYTLAELTDAGFALVERAAPTHLRSVRHTVLDALNATDRKALARIAEKLRIVPDDFG; translated from the coding sequence ATGACCAAGACGGAGGGGCCCATGAGCGGCGCGGGCGATCACGAGGACGAAGAGGAGCTGCGATGGCTCGACGAGCAGGAGAAGGCCGCGTGGACAGGGCTGATCTCCCTCGTCCTGCTGCTGCCCGGCAAGCTCGAGTCACCACTGCGGCAGGACCACGGCCTCACCCTGTTCGAGTACCTCGTCCTCAGCCACCTCTCGGAGGCCCCGGGGCGCAGGCTGCGGATGGGCGAACTCGCCTTCCTCGCCAGCGGGTCGCTCTCCCGCCTGTCCAACGTCGTCAAACGCTGCGAACAACGCGGCTGGATCGTACGGACACCCGACCCCGCCGACGGCCGCTACACCCTCGCCGAACTCACCGACGCCGGCTTCGCCCTCGTCGAGCGGGCGGCGCCCACCCACCTGCGCTCCGTACGCCACACCGTCCTCGACGCGCTCAACGCCACCGACCGGAAGGCCCTCGCCCGCATCGCGGAGAAACTGCGCATCGTCCCCGACGACTTCGGCTGA
- a CDS encoding Rid family hydrolase: MSTVTFGVAPGYGEKLHAALGYSGAVRVGDRVEISGQAGVDDDLVLPDSLEDEIIRAFDNVERTLATVGASWKDVIHVNSYHKVEPGDDVIGDDHNRVMAEQFRRWLGGRAPIWTETGVTVLGLAAMRVEIRVTAIVGSGD, translated from the coding sequence ATGAGCACCGTCACCTTCGGCGTCGCCCCCGGCTACGGCGAGAAGTTGCACGCGGCCCTCGGCTACAGCGGGGCCGTCCGGGTCGGCGACCGGGTCGAGATCTCCGGCCAGGCCGGGGTGGACGACGACCTGGTCCTCCCCGACTCGCTGGAGGACGAGATCATCCGGGCTTTCGACAACGTGGAGCGCACGCTCGCCACGGTCGGGGCGAGCTGGAAGGACGTCATCCACGTCAACTCGTACCACAAGGTCGAGCCGGGGGACGACGTCATCGGAGACGACCACAACAGGGTCATGGCCGAGCAGTTCCGCCGCTGGCTCGGCGGCCGCGCGCCGATCTGGACCGAGACCGGTGTCACCGTCCTCGGCCTCGCCGCCATGCGCGTGGAGATCCGCGTCACCGCCATCGTCGGCTCCGGGGACTGA